A single window of Lacerta agilis isolate rLacAgi1 chromosome 12, rLacAgi1.pri, whole genome shotgun sequence DNA harbors:
- the LOC117055471 gene encoding erythroblast NAD(P)(+)--arginine ADP-ribosyltransferase-like translates to FLLEVSPNSSPRQDRFLGNELTLDMSLDSFDDQYEGCEQTMEKMIARLNQTELLKNKIYAKAWKLAANLRDGSKWPRNLKPEYAAAILAYTFEEPKLYPDFNAAVRKAGKSKEHYRNNFDFKTFHFLLTRALQDLRTSSPPCYKVFRGVSNIHFSATVKDTVRFGQFTSSSRQERIAHGFAADPQSKVGQPVAKTIFEIYTCHGVLISEFSDMPVEDEVLIPPYEQFRVVSSRKDVDGTTRIQLRSAGKFSKYNCAYASGKNPSNYSWDQRIEKFLPSF, encoded by the coding sequence TTTCTGCTTGAGGTCTCCCCTAACTCCAGCCCAAGACAAGACCGTTTTTTAGGCAACGAGTTAACGCTTGACATGTCCCTGGATTCCTTCGATGACCAGTACGAGGGCTGTGAACAGACGATGGAGAAGATGATTGCACGGCTAAACCAAACCGAGCTTCTCAAAAACAAAATTTATGCCAAAGCCTGGAAATTAGCAGCCAACTTGAGGGATGGTAGTAAATGGCCCAGAAACCTCAAGCCAGAGTACGCTGCAGCAATCTTGGCTTACACCTTTGAAGAACCCAAGTTGTATCCTGATTTCAACGCAGCTGTAAGAAAAGCTGGGAAATCCAAGGAACATTACCGGAATAATTTCGATTTCAAGACCTTCCACTTTCTCCTGACCAGAGCCCTTCAGGATCTGAGGACCTCCAGCCCCCCCTGCTACAAGGTGTTTCGTGGGGTCAGCAATATCCACTTCAGCGCTACTGTTAAGGATACGGTCCGTTTTGGGCAATTCACGTCCTCATCACGGCAAGAGCGGATCGCCCATGGTTTCGCTGCAGATCCTCAATCGAaagttgggcagcctgtggccaaAACCATCTTTGAGATTTACACTTGTCATGGGGTTCTCATCAGCGAATTTTCGGACATGCCCGTTGAGGACGAGGTTCTGATCCCACCCTACGAGCAGTTCAGGGTGGTAAGTTCCAGAAAGGATGTGGATGGCACAACCCGCATACAGCTCCGCTCTGCTGGAAAATTCAGCAAATACAACTGTGCATATGCAAGTGGTAAGAACCCAAGCAATTACTCCTGGGATCAGAGAATAGaaaagttccttccttccttttga